The following are from one region of the Aquirufa lenticrescens genome:
- a CDS encoding PH domain-containing protein, with protein MGLFSAILGNAGTVSKEDLLKDFGKLLIEGEDIELGFKLIRDTFIFTSKRLILVDKQGLTGSKTEYKSINYKSISRFSIETAGTFDLDAELKIWISGEAQPSIVKQFNKSVNVYDVQNVLAFHVLK; from the coding sequence ATGGGACTATTTTCAGCCATTTTAGGTAACGCAGGAACCGTTAGTAAGGAAGATTTATTGAAAGATTTTGGCAAACTTCTGATTGAAGGCGAAGACATCGAACTAGGCTTCAAGCTCATCAGAGATACCTTCATATTTACTTCAAAGCGCCTTATTTTAGTAGACAAACAAGGGCTGACGGGCTCGAAGACGGAATACAAATCCATTAACTATAAAAGCATTTCGCGCTTCAGTATCGAAACGGCTGGGACTTTTGACCTAGATGCGGAACTGAAGATTTGGATCTCTGGCGAAGCTCAACCTAGCATCGTTAAGCAATTCAACAAATCAGTGAATGTATATGACGTGCAGAATGTGCTGGCGTTTCACGTGTTGAAGTAA
- a CDS encoding FG-GAP-like repeat-containing protein, with translation MKKLILIQLVLLFSIKISAQTNSDFKIDFSKYSTRVFSYKTNANGPGWRITVPIDLNGDGHIDFVSTGDDMAPVAKQEFTYLNFYENDGKNNFIDKTKKYSKDTLWSIRPTWPLIDDFNYDGKPDIYFTGEHVHCQMDVNSLKKYPFLKTGIDIDTSNNFSFITRRHHLYLSQPDGTYKDDVSFMQGMTPVSTFGTVAVDFDKDGYVDILNSVSTGSGWNIELFKNNAGKSMTKSSPFSIYGGINQNNVVYYRNKIDSIGGGAEGPENFKFYDVNNDSFLDLIMQDREGNSLVMLSQNKQLDFYSPVRKFDDLASNDLVNGMPGSKLAVRGFYVADLKKNGEKQLIAHWSNGGGDYQPGKKLYQLIKVFEFKNNFLVDATSSYFYPNENKGKNYGVATLSLIDLDQNGYTDLYPNGFDQDGQGYQGYNGNDSTMYYRNINGKFKLSSLGKKYNFPEFQQMEKIMKQNQLDTLRKFTIANSMMPVFSGPNKSLIFYSQQTEPGIDRSALPTNELRDLARKVYSDSLNNHYKGFVLKINLCDPTKDLDLDGIGDGCDLDIDGDGVNNDKDNCTLMYNPDQADTDKDGKGNACDDPIIIDVAPTKILTKNGYDIFRIPLPTKEFGISKSALPVPFDRAIVPIDINNDGLMDFITNYGPTENGEEIGLGHMSLPLYYINQGNLRFKSYVNPNFQDYSIFHALQNYELADVNGDKKQDILLGGEHYHLENVITGMEQKAINWLANAANHRISRDYSKYQFKLNRYYSFNDAGLMIDNVKKIDNSTTINDCEGQFNSIQSIGVGDYDNDNDMDYVTMATTHCQGNIVNYMQNDGKGNFTLFRKASLYVLSEGRMISYDVNGDGKLDIIGIGNRSMPNSPMEKTSDIVYFLNQGGGTFDFGSPQVIEKITNENNLSQCLRSFKIIDLNGDGKKEIIIYSTNLYATIGGDIYNDPVKKAKLEPLNRVYVLTPNNSTLSNVTSQYIDDLGGFDKIYFNHSGMQFEDINGDGFMDLYPYTTQHTSVSWNQKDDINYFEWNNTSKKFAFKSLNGFNSYFNSGPYQGMFQKNSFDLVDLDNDGKVEFIRSHGDSLTVVRISKPDCFKAIKPILNTSKFTFCASDTLKLSITNSVKKDKYKWYFGSQVDSSNVTSRNFIDSYKVIIVKKDSLGCETRSDTLAVTKLAAVPSPTITATTPLTFCAGQNVVLTSNGTSNQWYLNDKLIANATAATYTANVAGTYKVKAISGDCSSPLSAASNVVVNPIPAIPTITMEANGGLTSSASDGNQWYLNDVKIDNATQKTINPTKSGNYTVKVVTPCASEISKPYNLVVTSTEETILGQVSVSPNPVGGEFKVSFPVEFGKTAMVKIVDMSGNVQFKKASVNDGERIDVRNLNGGNYILHLQSNDNANVKAIKVSKVD, from the coding sequence ATGAAGAAACTAATACTAATTCAACTTGTGCTATTGTTTTCGATTAAAATATCCGCACAAACAAATAGTGATTTTAAAATTGACTTTTCTAAATACTCTACAAGAGTTTTCTCATATAAAACGAACGCTAATGGTCCAGGTTGGAGGATAACAGTACCCATTGACCTAAATGGTGACGGGCATATTGATTTTGTGTCAACAGGTGATGATATGGCACCTGTGGCTAAGCAAGAGTTCACTTATCTTAATTTTTATGAAAATGATGGCAAGAATAACTTTATAGATAAAACTAAAAAATACTCAAAAGATACATTGTGGAGTATTAGACCGACATGGCCATTAATTGATGATTTTAATTATGATGGAAAGCCTGATATTTATTTTACTGGAGAGCATGTTCATTGCCAAATGGATGTCAATTCCCTTAAGAAATACCCATTTTTAAAGACAGGAATTGATATTGACACTTCTAATAATTTTAGTTTTATAACAAGGCGCCATCATTTGTATTTATCTCAGCCAGATGGAACCTACAAAGATGATGTTTCCTTTATGCAAGGAATGACGCCAGTTTCAACATTTGGAACAGTAGCAGTAGACTTTGACAAAGATGGATATGTAGATATTTTAAATAGTGTTTCTACTGGAAGCGGATGGAATATTGAATTGTTCAAAAACAATGCTGGGAAATCAATGACTAAGTCGTCACCATTCTCAATTTATGGAGGAATTAATCAAAATAACGTTGTTTATTATCGAAATAAAATTGACTCAATAGGGGGTGGAGCTGAAGGACCTGAAAACTTTAAGTTTTATGATGTTAACAATGACAGTTTTTTAGATTTAATCATGCAAGACAGAGAAGGTAATTCTTTGGTAATGTTGTCACAAAACAAGCAATTAGATTTTTATTCACCAGTTAGAAAATTTGATGATTTGGCATCAAACGATTTAGTTAATGGAATGCCAGGTTCAAAACTAGCAGTACGCGGCTTTTACGTTGCCGATTTAAAAAAGAATGGAGAAAAGCAATTGATTGCACATTGGTCAAATGGTGGTGGTGATTACCAGCCAGGTAAAAAGCTATATCAATTGATAAAAGTGTTTGAGTTTAAAAATAATTTTCTTGTCGATGCGACTTCATCCTATTTTTATCCTAACGAAAATAAGGGAAAAAATTATGGAGTTGCTACTTTGTCTTTAATCGATTTAGATCAAAATGGGTATACCGATTTATATCCTAATGGTTTCGATCAAGACGGACAAGGATATCAGGGATATAATGGTAATGACTCAACAATGTACTATAGAAATATAAATGGGAAGTTTAAATTAAGTTCGTTGGGTAAAAAATATAATTTTCCTGAATTTCAACAAATGGAGAAGATTATGAAGCAAAATCAACTTGACACGCTTCGGAAATTTACAATTGCAAATTCAATGATGCCCGTATTTTCTGGACCCAATAAGTCCTTAATTTTTTACTCTCAACAAACTGAGCCTGGTATTGATCGTTCTGCTCTTCCAACAAATGAATTAAGAGATTTGGCGAGGAAGGTTTATTCCGATAGTTTAAATAATCATTATAAAGGATTCGTTCTAAAAATTAACCTATGTGATCCTACAAAAGACTTAGATTTGGATGGTATCGGAGACGGTTGCGATTTGGATATAGATGGCGATGGTGTTAATAATGATAAAGATAATTGTACATTAATGTATAATCCTGATCAGGCAGATACCGATAAAGATGGAAAAGGAAATGCATGTGATGACCCTATCATAATTGATGTGGCACCCACGAAGATTTTGACTAAAAATGGGTATGATATTTTTAGAATCCCTCTTCCCACTAAAGAATTTGGAATTTCTAAATCTGCATTGCCTGTACCGTTTGATAGAGCAATTGTTCCCATTGATATCAATAATGATGGATTAATGGACTTTATTACAAATTATGGCCCTACAGAAAATGGCGAAGAAATAGGTCTAGGCCATATGTCATTACCGTTATATTATATCAATCAAGGAAACTTAAGGTTTAAAAGTTATGTGAATCCTAATTTTCAAGATTATTCTATTTTTCACGCTCTTCAAAATTATGAATTGGCAGACGTGAATGGAGATAAAAAACAAGATATCCTTTTAGGAGGAGAGCACTATCATTTAGAAAATGTGATAACAGGTATGGAGCAGAAAGCCATTAATTGGTTAGCCAATGCTGCAAATCATAGAATTTCTAGAGACTATAGTAAATACCAATTTAAACTGAATAGGTATTACTCATTTAATGACGCTGGATTAATGATTGACAATGTCAAGAAAATAGATAATTCAACGACCATAAATGATTGCGAAGGGCAGTTTAACTCTATTCAATCCATTGGGGTAGGGGATTACGATAATGATAACGATATGGATTATGTTACAATGGCAACTACGCATTGCCAGGGTAATATCGTGAACTATATGCAAAATGATGGTAAAGGGAACTTTACTCTATTTAGAAAGGCTTCACTTTATGTCTTAAGTGAAGGTAGGATGATTAGTTATGATGTGAATGGGGATGGTAAACTTGATATTATTGGAATTGGAAATAGAAGTATGCCAAATAGTCCTATGGAAAAAACTAGTGATATCGTTTATTTTTTAAATCAAGGAGGCGGCACATTTGATTTTGGAAGCCCACAAGTGATAGAGAAAATTACTAATGAGAATAATTTGAGTCAATGTTTAAGATCCTTTAAAATTATTGACTTAAATGGGGATGGTAAAAAAGAGATTATAATTTATTCGACTAATTTATATGCTACGATAGGTGGTGATATTTATAATGATCCTGTTAAGAAAGCAAAACTAGAGCCATTAAATAGAGTATACGTTTTGACACCAAATAACTCAACTTTGTCGAATGTTACTTCACAATATATTGATGATTTAGGTGGATTTGATAAAATCTATTTCAATCACAGTGGAATGCAATTTGAAGATATAAATGGCGATGGATTTATGGATTTATATCCTTACACTACTCAGCATACTTCAGTGAGTTGGAATCAAAAGGATGATATCAATTATTTTGAATGGAATAATACGTCCAAGAAATTTGCTTTCAAGAGTTTAAATGGATTTAATTCTTACTTCAACAGTGGACCATATCAAGGGATGTTTCAAAAAAACAGCTTTGATTTAGTTGATTTAGATAATGATGGCAAGGTTGAATTTATTAGAAGTCATGGAGATAGTTTGACAGTAGTCCGCATATCCAAGCCTGACTGTTTTAAAGCAATTAAGCCCATTTTAAATACTTCCAAATTCACTTTTTGCGCTAGTGATACATTAAAATTATCTATTACGAACAGTGTGAAAAAAGATAAGTACAAATGGTATTTCGGAAGTCAGGTGGATTCTTCTAATGTGACATCTAGGAATTTTATCGATTCGTATAAGGTAATTATAGTTAAAAAGGACAGTTTAGGTTGTGAAACTAGGTCGGACACTTTAGCTGTCACTAAACTAGCTGCTGTTCCATCTCCCACCATCACCGCCACCACACCGCTCACCTTCTGCGCCGGACAAAATGTAGTGCTGACCAGTAATGGGACGAGTAATCAGTGGTATTTGAATGACAAATTGATTGCAAACGCGACAGCTGCAACTTACACTGCAAACGTTGCTGGAACGTATAAAGTGAAGGCGATTAGCGGTGATTGCAGTAGTCCGTTGAGTGCAGCCTCTAATGTCGTAGTAAATCCTATTCCTGCCATTCCTACGATTACGATGGAAGCGAATGGTGGTTTAACTTCGAGTGCTTCGGATGGTAATCAGTGGTATTTAAATGATGTTAAAATTGATAATGCTACCCAAAAAACAATTAATCCTACGAAGAGCGGTAATTATACTGTGAAGGTGGTTACGCCTTGTGCGAGTGAGATTAGTAAGCCTTATAATTTGGTTGTAACTTCGACGGAAGAGACCATTTTAGGTCAGGTATCGGTTTCTCCTAATCCGGTTGGTGGCGAATTTAAGGTGAGCTTCCCTGTCGAATTTGGTAAGACAGCGATGGTTAAAATTGTCGATATGTCTGGAAATGTTCAGTTTAAAAAGGCATCGGTGAATGATGGAGAGCGCATCGATGTGAGGAATTTAAATGGAGGTAATTATATTTTACATTTGCAATCAAATGATAACGCAAATGTGAAAGCGATTAAGGTTAGTAAAGTTGATTAG
- a CDS encoding T9SS type A sorting domain-containing protein yields MNKYVYIVLMCFLANNLYSLELSTINSDFKKGKSVLFQSKGNVLEELYRNKQNHEAADFLKTINNKGLFVANNDVDNDGIADNLDNCKYLYNPSQLDINSDGIGDICTLGKGILKSSISELADKKIGDSISLKDIIPDSVFQKYSVDLSLTKSLFKLKGKSLVYLKSFSELDSDLVQIPITLKISESVKTIDTLTIRRIDYVNWPKNTAKIQNGYIPYYYNSLTQQVLSPFNKQRVGVSQFFPMRNSNDFLYLDLNKDGNLDIVGNTQQFNLPLQNKNVFMGGLLIPIYLLIDKEFNIKSYSENSAHPDILFHNTDYYSVEDLDGDGWKEFIPFGEHYHAPVIDGDSASKKQQEDILKKLGFLKNRDFNSWGAKIQRSYKVVNGRLVDNYKKIVTTPATNKFFSFMGHASGDIDNDGDVDFLFSGGSENGEVLGVSLNTGNDSLKTKTVQTNGYSTSPEGPNLLIDMDNDGYKDYFFSGQIYDQATNKFKTGYLGYIKNRGNGEFDVQNPVFYNQFANIELSSKNIFELDLNKDGKKEIVVFRSRGLGSINPGLDTSKISSQILVLEVKGDGTIIDKTTTYFDKNTTSKTLSGSNWLFYEDIDGDKIKDFFPYYFADTTFANYFKEYTLFNGYWEKANANTVYFKGDALGNFKFTNLGNFKFTDEMPYFGRENSERIGNRMFPKDLNGDGTAELLVAPHIGINLIIFKLATAKEKLCSNATKPIINTSKFTFCASDTLKLSITNSVKKDKYKWYFGSQVDSTNVTSKGFVDSYKVLIVKTDSLGCESKSDTLVLTKLATITTPTITATTPLIFCAGQNVVLTSNGANNQWYINGSAIANATMATYSANVSGTYKVKSISGECSSLLSSAVNVVVNPTPNVPLISNSTSLAFCSGQNVVLTSNGPNNQWYQDGNIISNANSSTFTATGSGVYKVRASLGDCVSELSAGVSVLVTTTPATPTITATTPLTFCAGQNVVLTSNGASNQWYLNDKLITNATAATYTANAAGTYKVKAISGDCSSPLSAASNVVVNPIPAIPTITMEANGGLTSSASDGNQWYFNDVKIDNATQKTINPTKSGNYTVKVVTPCASEISKPYNLVVTSTEETILGQVSVSPNPVTGEFKVSFPVEFGKTAMVKIVDMSGNVQFKKASVNDGERIDVRNLNGGNYILHLQSNDNANVKAIKVSKIL; encoded by the coding sequence ATGAATAAATACGTATACATAGTATTGATGTGTTTCTTAGCGAATAATCTTTATTCTCTAGAATTATCTACAATCAATTCAGACTTCAAAAAAGGGAAATCAGTATTATTCCAATCTAAGGGTAATGTACTGGAAGAATTATATCGCAATAAACAAAATCATGAAGCTGCAGACTTTTTGAAGACAATAAATAATAAAGGGCTATTTGTTGCAAATAACGATGTCGATAATGATGGAATTGCTGATAATTTAGACAATTGTAAATATTTATATAATCCCTCTCAGCTCGATATTAATAGTGATGGAATAGGAGATATTTGTACATTGGGTAAAGGAATTTTGAAATCTTCAATCTCCGAACTAGCAGATAAGAAAATAGGGGATTCTATTTCATTGAAGGACATTATTCCAGATAGTGTTTTTCAAAAATATAGCGTTGATTTAAGTTTAACTAAATCATTATTTAAACTTAAAGGTAAATCACTTGTCTATTTAAAATCATTTTCAGAATTAGATTCTGATCTAGTACAAATTCCAATTACGTTAAAAATTTCAGAATCTGTAAAAACAATAGATACATTAACAATTCGGAGAATAGATTATGTCAATTGGCCTAAAAACACAGCGAAAATCCAAAATGGATACATCCCTTATTATTACAATTCCTTAACTCAGCAAGTATTAAGTCCATTTAATAAACAGAGGGTAGGGGTATCTCAATTTTTTCCTATGAGGAATTCGAATGACTTCCTGTATTTAGATTTAAATAAAGACGGTAATTTAGATATCGTGGGTAATACGCAACAATTTAACCTACCTCTGCAAAATAAAAATGTTTTTATGGGAGGTTTATTGATTCCCATTTACCTATTAATTGACAAGGAATTTAATATCAAATCTTACTCTGAAAATAGTGCTCATCCTGATATACTATTTCATAATACCGATTATTATTCAGTTGAGGATTTGGATGGTGATGGTTGGAAAGAATTTATTCCTTTTGGTGAGCATTATCATGCACCCGTGATAGACGGAGATTCGGCATCAAAAAAACAACAAGAAGACATTCTTAAGAAATTGGGATTTCTTAAGAATCGAGATTTCAATAGTTGGGGTGCTAAAATTCAAAGATCTTATAAAGTTGTTAATGGTAGATTAGTTGATAACTATAAAAAAATAGTTACGACCCCTGCAACAAATAAATTCTTTTCCTTCATGGGGCATGCATCTGGAGATATTGATAATGATGGAGATGTTGATTTCTTGTTTTCAGGAGGAAGTGAAAATGGTGAAGTATTAGGTGTCTCCTTAAATACAGGGAATGATTCATTGAAAACGAAAACAGTTCAAACGAATGGATATAGTACAAGTCCTGAAGGTCCTAATTTATTGATTGATATGGATAATGATGGATATAAGGATTATTTTTTCAGCGGACAAATATATGATCAAGCTACTAATAAATTTAAAACTGGATATTTAGGCTATATCAAAAATAGGGGAAATGGAGAATTTGATGTTCAAAATCCTGTCTTTTATAATCAATTTGCCAATATTGAACTTTCCTCGAAAAATATATTTGAATTAGATTTAAATAAAGATGGGAAAAAGGAAATTGTCGTTTTTAGATCAAGAGGTTTGGGTAGTATAAACCCGGGATTAGATACATCAAAAATCAGTTCTCAAATTTTAGTATTAGAGGTAAAGGGAGATGGAACAATTATAGATAAGACCACAACATATTTTGATAAAAACACAACATCAAAGACCTTATCTGGTTCAAATTGGTTGTTTTATGAGGATATAGATGGAGATAAAATCAAAGATTTTTTTCCTTATTATTTTGCTGATACCACATTTGCAAATTATTTCAAGGAATATACTTTGTTTAACGGCTATTGGGAAAAGGCAAATGCAAATACTGTTTACTTCAAGGGCGATGCATTGGGTAATTTTAAATTTACCAACCTTGGCAATTTTAAGTTTACAGATGAGATGCCTTATTTTGGGAGGGAGAATTCAGAGAGAATTGGTAACAGAATGTTTCCTAAAGATTTAAATGGGGATGGAACGGCTGAATTATTAGTAGCACCTCATATAGGGATTAATTTGATAATATTTAAGTTAGCAACAGCTAAAGAAAAACTTTGCTCTAACGCCACAAAGCCAATTATAAACACATCGAAATTCACTTTTTGCGCCAGTGATACATTAAAATTATCGATTACGAACAGTGTAAAAAAAGATAAATACAAATGGTATTTTGGATCTCAAGTGGATTCCACTAATGTTACTTCTAAGGGTTTTGTTGATTCCTATAAGGTGTTAATAGTTAAAACAGATAGCTTGGGTTGTGAGTCAAAATCTGACACTTTGGTTTTAACGAAGTTAGCAACAATCACTACCCCCACCATCACCGCCACCACACCACTCATATTCTGCGCAGGACAAAATGTGGTGCTGACCAGTAATGGGGCTAATAATCAATGGTATATAAATGGTAGTGCTATAGCTAACGCAACTATGGCTACGTATTCAGCCAATGTTTCAGGTACATATAAAGTGAAATCAATAAGCGGTGAATGTAGTAGCCTATTAAGTTCAGCTGTAAATGTTGTTGTTAATCCAACTCCCAATGTGCCATTGATTTCTAATTCAACATCATTGGCTTTTTGTTCAGGTCAAAATGTTGTTTTAACGAGTAATGGGCCTAATAATCAGTGGTATCAAGATGGGAATATTATAAGTAATGCTAATTCAAGCACATTCACAGCCACTGGTTCTGGAGTATATAAAGTTCGAGCATCTTTAGGAGATTGTGTAAGCGAATTAAGCGCTGGCGTCAGTGTATTAGTGACCACTACACCAGCCACCCCCACTATCACCGCCACCACACCACTCACCTTCTGCGCCGGACAAAATGTAGTGCTGACCAGTAATGGGGCGAGCAATCAGTGGTATTTGAATGACAAATTGATTACAAATGCGACTGCGGCGACTTACACCGCAAATGCTGCTGGAACGTATAAAGTGAAGGCGATTAGTGGTGATTGCAGCAGTCCGTTGAGTGCGGCTTCTAATGTTGTAGTAAATCCTATTCCTGCCATTCCTACGATTACGATGGAAGCGAATGGTGGTTTAACTTCGAGTGCTTCGGATGGGAATCAGTGGTATTTTAATGATGTCAAAATTGATAATGCCACGCAAAAGACTATTAACCCAACGAAGAGCGGTAATTATACAGTGAAGGTGGTTACGCCTTGCGCAAGCGAGATAAGTAAACCTTATAACCTTGTGGTTACTTCGACAGAGGAAACCATTTTAGGTCAGGTGTCAGTTTCTCCTAATCCAGTAACTGGAGAATTTAAAGTAAGCTTCCCTGTCGAATTTGGTAAGACAGCGATGGTTAAAATTGTCGATATGTCTGGAAATGTTCAGTTTAAAAAGGCATCGGTGAATGATGGAGAGCGCATCGATGTGAGGAATTTAAATGGAGGTAATTATATTTTACATTTGCAATCAAATGATAACGCAAATGTGAAAGCGATTAAGGTTAGTAAAATACTATAA
- a CDS encoding DUF1624 domain-containing protein, translating to MSTSTTLKRIDSIDVLRGIVMVIMAIDHVRDFVHDQAYTGDPLNVLTTTPVLYFTRWITHLCAPTFVFLSGLSIYLQSIRKSKAELISFLFKRGIWLIFVELVLISLAITFNPFYNLVLLQVIWAIGISMIILAFLSRLPFKVVLAIGLVIVLGHNVLDFWEAEPGFKAGFWWDLFHHGLFAVYPIVGDHYLAIMYPFVPWTGLMILGYCFGVFFTAKFTATERQKILTRIGSFLLVFFVVLRAINVYGDPHPWSTQANGFDTFLSFINVNKYPPSLAYMSVMIGIAILALAFLENIHNKLTNVFQTFGRTAFFYYIVHFYLAHLITAALFFYRGHSLDDAMKALQKIPFLFQIAGEGYSLEIVYLIWILLIAGLYPLCKWYDSYKTAHKEKWWLSYL from the coding sequence ATGTCCACCAGCACCACCCTAAAAAGAATCGATTCCATCGACGTATTACGTGGCATTGTCATGGTCATCATGGCCATTGATCATGTGCGGGATTTTGTACACGATCAGGCCTATACGGGTGACCCGCTGAATGTGTTGACGACGACCCCTGTATTGTATTTTACGCGGTGGATCACGCATCTGTGTGCGCCTACGTTTGTTTTTCTGTCGGGGCTTTCTATTTATTTGCAAAGTATTCGAAAGTCAAAAGCGGAATTGATTTCGTTCCTGTTTAAGCGGGGGATTTGGTTGATTTTCGTGGAATTGGTCTTGATATCTTTAGCCATTACGTTTAATCCATTTTATAATTTAGTCTTACTGCAGGTTATTTGGGCGATTGGGATTAGCATGATTATTTTAGCTTTTCTGAGTCGTCTGCCGTTTAAAGTGGTTTTGGCCATTGGGTTGGTGATTGTTTTGGGGCATAATGTGTTGGACTTTTGGGAGGCTGAGCCTGGGTTTAAGGCAGGGTTTTGGTGGGATTTGTTTCACCATGGTTTATTTGCGGTTTATCCTATCGTAGGTGATCATTACCTGGCCATTATGTACCCTTTTGTCCCTTGGACGGGTTTGATGATTTTAGGTTATTGTTTTGGAGTTTTCTTTACTGCCAAATTCACAGCGACTGAAAGACAAAAAATCTTAACAAGGATCGGGTCATTCTTATTGGTCTTTTTTGTGGTTCTGAGAGCGATTAATGTCTATGGCGATCCGCACCCGTGGTCGACTCAGGCAAATGGGTTCGATACCTTTTTGTCCTTTATCAATGTAAACAAATACCCGCCTTCTTTGGCTTACATGTCCGTGATGATTGGGATAGCTATTTTAGCTCTGGCTTTTTTAGAAAATATTCATAATAAACTGACGAACGTATTCCAGACATTCGGTAGAACTGCTTTTTTCTATTATATCGTGCATTTTTACCTAGCGCACCTAATAACGGCGGCGTTATTTTTTTACAGGGGACATTCGCTTGATGATGCTATGAAAGCGCTTCAAAAAATCCCTTTTCTTTTTCAAATTGCGGGAGAAGGGTATAGTCTAGAAATCGTGTACTTGATTTGGATTCTGCTAATTGCCGGCCTGTATCCCTTGTGTAAGTGGTATGATTCCTACAAGACGGCACACAAGGAAAAGTGGTGGTTGAGTTATTTGTAG
- a CDS encoding YybH family protein, whose amino-acid sequence MKKLILPLVLGTMIFTSCEQKAEKAAAFDIEAVKKDVEDWQVNFETIVKNKDSVGFANLFAEDAVRMAPNAVSTEGRANIQKSVVEPFKFIGTTNLTLGDAMGDENTITTYGTYEHFTPDGTSLDKGKYMGVFKRVDGKLIAIRDIWNSDLAPAAPAAPATK is encoded by the coding sequence ATGAAAAAACTAATTCTACCCCTTGTATTAGGGACAATGATTTTCACTTCATGTGAACAAAAAGCCGAAAAAGCTGCTGCTTTCGACATCGAGGCTGTCAAAAAAGATGTAGAAGATTGGCAGGTAAATTTCGAAACTATTGTAAAAAATAAAGACTCGGTCGGCTTTGCTAATTTATTCGCTGAAGATGCAGTGCGGATGGCCCCAAATGCAGTTTCAACTGAAGGAAGAGCCAATATCCAAAAAAGTGTAGTCGAACCATTTAAATTTATTGGCACCACTAATCTTACTTTAGGAGATGCTATGGGAGATGAAAATACGATTACTACTTATGGTACATACGAGCATTTCACACCGGATGGAACTTCTTTAGATAAAGGAAAATACATGGGTGTTTTCAAACGTGTAGATGGCAAATTAATAGCTATTAGAGATATCTGGAATTCAGATTTAGCACCTGCGGCTCCTGCGGCACCTGCGACTAAGTAA